The Trinickia acidisoli genome includes a window with the following:
- the ugpB gene encoding sn-glycerol-3-phosphate ABC transporter substrate-binding protein UgpB yields the protein MMKGYKTLVRSLALGGALLIGVSHVAWAATEIQFWHAMEAALGERLNDIANDFNQSQSDYKIVPVFKGTYDQTLAAGIAAYRSGNAPAILQVYEVGTATMMAAKKAVVPVTEVFKQAGVPLDQKAFVPTIASYYSDAKTGELVAMPFNSSTPVLYYNKDAFKKAGLDPNTPPKTWDEVRADAKKLKASGMSCGFTTGWQGWIQLENYSAWHALPFATENNGFDGLDAQLEFNKPQQIAHIQFLQDMVKEGTFTYVGRKDEAVSKFYSGDCGILTNSSGSLATIRKYAKFDFGTGMMPYDANVKGAPQNAIIGGASLWVLAGKDPNVYKGVAKFLAYLSSPAVAAKWHEDTGYLPVTTAAYDLARSQGFYAKNPGADTAIKQMLNKPPLPYTKGLRLGNMPQIRTVVDEELEQVWAQKKTPKAALDSAVARGNELLRRFQQSAQE from the coding sequence ATGATGAAAGGTTACAAGACGCTGGTTCGTTCGCTGGCGCTCGGGGGAGCGCTGCTCATCGGCGTAAGCCATGTCGCGTGGGCGGCGACGGAGATTCAGTTTTGGCATGCGATGGAAGCGGCGCTGGGCGAGCGCTTGAACGACATCGCCAACGATTTCAACCAATCGCAAAGCGACTACAAGATCGTGCCCGTCTTCAAGGGCACCTACGACCAAACGCTCGCGGCCGGCATTGCGGCTTATCGCAGCGGCAATGCGCCGGCGATCCTGCAGGTGTACGAAGTGGGCACGGCCACGATGATGGCGGCGAAAAAGGCCGTCGTGCCTGTCACGGAAGTTTTCAAGCAAGCGGGTGTGCCGCTCGATCAAAAGGCATTCGTGCCGACGATCGCGAGCTACTACAGCGACGCCAAGACGGGCGAACTCGTCGCGATGCCTTTCAACAGCTCGACGCCGGTTCTCTACTACAACAAGGACGCTTTCAAGAAGGCCGGGCTCGATCCCAATACGCCGCCCAAGACGTGGGACGAAGTGCGGGCCGATGCCAAGAAACTGAAGGCGTCTGGAATGTCTTGCGGCTTCACGACGGGCTGGCAAGGCTGGATTCAGCTCGAAAACTACAGCGCGTGGCACGCGTTGCCGTTCGCCACCGAGAACAACGGATTCGACGGCCTCGATGCGCAGCTCGAATTCAACAAGCCGCAACAGATCGCTCATATCCAGTTCTTGCAGGATATGGTCAAGGAAGGCACGTTCACGTATGTGGGCCGCAAGGACGAAGCGGTCTCGAAATTCTATAGCGGCGATTGCGGCATCCTCACGAACTCGTCGGGTTCGCTGGCCACGATTCGCAAGTATGCGAAATTCGATTTCGGCACGGGCATGATGCCCTATGACGCGAACGTGAAGGGCGCGCCGCAGAACGCGATCATCGGCGGTGCGAGCCTGTGGGTGCTCGCGGGCAAGGACCCGAACGTCTACAAGGGCGTCGCGAAATTCCTGGCCTACTTGTCTTCGCCGGCCGTAGCGGCGAAGTGGCATGAGGATACGGGCTACCTGCCCGTGACGACGGCCGCTTACGACCTCGCCCGCAGTCAAGGTTTCTATGCGAAGAATCCCGGCGCCGATACGGCGATCAAGCAGATGTTGAACAAGCCGCCGCTGCCTTACACGAAGGGTCTGCGTCTGGGCAACATGCCGCAGATTCGCACGGTCGTCGACGAAGAGCTCGAACAGGTGTGGGCACAGAAGAAGACGCCGAAGGCTGCGCTGGATTCGGCCGTCGCCCGCGGCAACGAGCTATTGCGGCGGTTCCAGCAATCGGCTCAGGAGTGA
- the ugpA gene encoding sn-glycerol-3-phosphate ABC transporter permease UgpA — MHERSRFAASALPYLLIAPQIVITALFFLWPAGVALWQSTQMQDAFGTSSEFVGLANFTQLFADPLYLASFKTTLVFSTLVTVSGLVISLLLAACADRVTRGAKAYRTLLIWPYAVAPAIAAVLWAFLFNPSIGIITYALAKGGIVWNHALNGTQAMTLVVIASVWKQVSYNFLFFYAGLQAIPRSLIEAAAIDGAGPVRRFFGIALPLLSPTTFFLVVVNVVYAFFDTFPVIDAATGGGPAQATKTLIYKIFTEGFQGLDIGSSGAQSVVLMAIVVGLTVIQFRFIERKVQYS, encoded by the coding sequence ATGCACGAACGATCCCGTTTTGCTGCGAGCGCGTTGCCTTACCTGCTGATCGCGCCGCAAATCGTCATCACCGCGCTATTCTTTCTCTGGCCGGCCGGCGTCGCGCTTTGGCAATCGACGCAAATGCAAGATGCGTTCGGCACGTCGAGCGAATTCGTCGGTCTCGCGAATTTCACACAGCTATTCGCCGATCCGCTCTATCTCGCCTCGTTCAAGACGACGCTCGTCTTCAGCACGCTCGTCACGGTGTCGGGGCTCGTCATCTCGCTGCTGCTCGCGGCTTGCGCCGACCGCGTGACGCGCGGCGCGAAGGCTTACCGCACGCTGCTCATTTGGCCGTATGCCGTGGCGCCCGCTATCGCCGCGGTGCTGTGGGCATTTTTGTTCAACCCGAGCATCGGGATCATCACCTACGCGCTGGCCAAGGGCGGCATCGTCTGGAACCATGCGCTGAACGGCACGCAGGCGATGACGCTCGTCGTGATCGCGTCGGTTTGGAAACAGGTCAGCTACAACTTTTTATTCTTTTACGCCGGGCTGCAGGCGATTCCGCGCTCGCTGATCGAAGCCGCGGCCATCGACGGCGCGGGGCCCGTGCGCCGCTTCTTCGGCATCGCGCTACCGCTGCTGTCGCCGACCACGTTTTTTCTGGTCGTCGTCAACGTGGTCTACGCGTTCTTCGATACGTTCCCCGTGATCGACGCGGCGACGGGCGGCGGCCCCGCGCAGGCCACGAAGACGCTGATCTACAAGATCTTCACCGAAGGCTTTCAAGGGCTCGACATCGGCAGCTCGGGCGCGCAGTCGGTCGTGCTGATGGCGATCGTCGTCGGCTTGACCGTGATCCAGTTTCGGTTCATCGAACGCAAGGTGCAATACTCATGA
- the ugpE gene encoding sn-glycerol-3-phosphate ABC transporter permease UgpE codes for MIENRKGFDLFCHAVLIVGVALVAFPVYVAFCAATMSEHEVFTVPLSLVPSTHLIENVVNVWSHGSGNAASPFGRMLLNSFVMALAISVGKIAVSIISAYAIVFFRFPFRNTAFWLIFITLMLPVEVRIFPTVQVVSSMHLTNTYAGLTLPLIASATATFLFRQFFLTLPDELMDAARIDGAGPLRFFRDVVLPLSKTNIAALFVITFIYGWNQYLWPILITNQQSLTTAVVGIKSMIASGDTATEWHLVMAATLLAMLPPLVVVIAMQRWFVRGLVDAEK; via the coding sequence ATGATCGAAAATCGCAAGGGCTTCGATCTCTTCTGCCATGCCGTCCTGATCGTCGGCGTCGCGCTCGTCGCGTTTCCCGTCTACGTCGCATTCTGTGCCGCGACGATGAGCGAGCACGAAGTCTTCACGGTGCCGCTCTCGCTCGTGCCGAGCACGCATCTGATCGAAAACGTCGTCAACGTCTGGTCGCATGGCAGCGGCAATGCGGCGAGCCCGTTCGGCCGCATGCTGCTCAACAGCTTCGTGATGGCGCTCGCGATCTCCGTCGGCAAGATCGCCGTGTCGATCATTTCGGCTTATGCCATCGTCTTTTTTCGGTTCCCGTTTCGCAACACGGCGTTTTGGCTGATCTTCATCACGCTGATGCTTCCCGTCGAAGTGCGGATCTTTCCGACCGTGCAGGTCGTCTCGTCGATGCATCTCACGAACACCTATGCGGGCCTGACGCTGCCGCTCATCGCCTCGGCGACGGCAACGTTTCTCTTCCGTCAGTTCTTCCTGACGCTCCCCGATGAGTTGATGGATGCCGCGCGCATCGACGGTGCGGGCCCGCTGCGCTTCTTTCGCGACGTGGTGTTGCCGCTGTCGAAGACGAACATCGCGGCGCTGTTCGTCATCACGTTCATCTACGGCTGGAATCAGTATCTCTGGCCGATTTTGATAACGAACCAGCAGTCGCTGACAACGGCCGTCGTCGGCATCAAATCGATGATCGCCAGCGGCGACACCGCGACGGAATGGCACCTCGTCATGGCCGCGACGCTGCTCGCCATGTTGCCGCCGCTCGTCGTCGTCATCGCGATGCAGCGCTGGTTCGTGCGCGGGCTCGTCGACGCGGAAAAATAA
- a CDS encoding sn-glycerol-3-phosphate import ATP-binding protein UgpC — protein sequence MSGLTLKGVRKTYDGKQFVLHGIDIAVTDGEFVVLVGPSGCGKSTLLRMVAGLESVSEGDIEIGGRVVNKLEPKDRDIAMVFQNYALYPHMSVRENMSYGLKIRGIARETIEARVTAAAKILELEPLLARRPRELSGGQRQRVAMGRAIVREPSVFLFDEPLSNLDAKLRVQMRLEIQRLHARLATTSLYVTHDQIEAMTLAQRVIVMNRGHAEQIGAPTQVYERPATVFVASFIGSPAMNLLSGTLSPDGATFEVAGGGPALTVAGAAGVGREIAGGREWILGIRPEHMAPRAGCGQALLAVESCELLGADNLIHGRWGSHDVTVRLAHAHRPQRGETVPAALPLEHLHFFDPATGKRAF from the coding sequence ATGTCAGGGCTGACTCTGAAGGGCGTGCGCAAGACGTACGACGGTAAGCAGTTCGTGTTGCACGGCATCGACATCGCCGTGACCGACGGCGAATTCGTCGTGCTGGTGGGGCCATCGGGATGCGGGAAGTCGACGCTGCTGCGCATGGTGGCGGGGCTCGAGAGCGTGTCCGAGGGCGACATCGAGATCGGCGGGCGCGTCGTCAACAAACTCGAGCCGAAGGACCGCGACATCGCGATGGTCTTTCAGAATTACGCGCTCTACCCGCACATGAGCGTGCGGGAAAACATGTCGTATGGGCTCAAGATTCGCGGGATCGCGCGCGAGACGATCGAGGCGCGCGTGACGGCGGCCGCGAAGATTCTCGAACTCGAGCCGCTGCTTGCGCGCAGACCGCGCGAACTCTCGGGCGGCCAGCGGCAACGCGTGGCGATGGGGCGTGCGATCGTGCGCGAGCCGTCGGTGTTTCTGTTCGACGAGCCGCTATCGAATCTGGACGCGAAGCTGCGCGTCCAGATGCGCCTCGAAATTCAACGTCTGCACGCACGGCTTGCGACGACGAGCCTGTACGTGACGCACGACCAAATCGAGGCGATGACGCTCGCGCAGCGCGTGATCGTCATGAATCGCGGCCACGCGGAACAGATAGGCGCGCCGACGCAGGTCTACGAGCGGCCCGCCACCGTGTTCGTCGCGAGCTTCATCGGCTCGCCCGCCATGAACCTGCTCTCGGGCACGTTGAGCCCGGACGGCGCGACGTTCGAAGTGGCCGGCGGCGGCCCCGCGCTGACGGTGGCCGGCGCGGCCGGCGTCGGGCGCGAGATCGCCGGCGGGCGGGAATGGATTCTCGGGATTCGTCCTGAGCACATGGCGCCGCGCGCCGGGTGCGGGCAGGCGTTGCTCGCTGTCGAATCGTGCGAGTTGCTGGGCGCCGATAATCTGATTCACGGCCGCTGGGGCTCGCACGACGTCACCGTGCGGCTCGCGCACGCGCATCGGCCGCAGCGCGGCGAAACCGTGCCGGCCGCGTTGCCGCTCGAGCATTTGCATTTCTTCGATCCGGCAACGGGCAAACGCGCGTTTTGA
- the ugpQ gene encoding glycerophosphodiester phosphodiesterase encodes MTTSTTPSTARLSGWPYPRIVAHRGGGSLAPENTLAAIDVGARRGLKMIEFDAKLSADDVVFLLHDDTVDRTSNGRGAAACKAYDELAALDAGGWFDARFQGERMPTLAQVHERCAALGLAANVEIKPCPGREAATGRLVAQEAARLWPRAGVPPLLSSFSLDALAAARDAQPELPRGLLFGAVPVDWHAQTDTLACVSLHADHRKLDARLVGEIKAAGLFILAYTVNDPERARTLAQWGVDSICTDRIDLIGANFLS; translated from the coding sequence ATGACGACAAGCACGACCCCATCGACGGCTCGCCTGTCGGGCTGGCCGTATCCGCGGATCGTCGCGCATCGCGGCGGCGGCTCGCTCGCCCCCGAGAACACGCTGGCGGCGATCGACGTCGGCGCTAGGCGCGGCCTGAAGATGATCGAGTTCGACGCGAAGCTTTCGGCTGACGACGTCGTGTTCCTACTCCACGACGACACGGTCGATCGCACGTCCAACGGCCGAGGCGCTGCCGCGTGCAAGGCTTACGACGAGCTTGCCGCGCTCGATGCCGGGGGGTGGTTCGACGCGCGCTTTCAAGGCGAGCGCATGCCGACGCTCGCGCAAGTGCACGAGCGCTGCGCGGCCCTCGGCCTTGCCGCGAATGTCGAGATCAAGCCGTGCCCGGGCCGCGAAGCCGCGACGGGGCGGCTAGTCGCGCAAGAAGCGGCGCGTCTGTGGCCGCGCGCCGGCGTGCCGCCGCTGCTGTCTTCGTTTTCCCTCGACGCGCTGGCGGCCGCACGCGACGCGCAGCCGGAATTGCCGCGCGGGCTGTTGTTCGGCGCGGTGCCGGTCGATTGGCACGCGCAGACGGACACGCTCGCGTGCGTGTCGTTGCATGCCGATCATCGAAAGCTCGACGCGCGGCTCGTGGGCGAGATCAAGGCGGCGGGGCTCTTCATCCTTGCCTACACCGTGAACGATCCCGAACGCGCGCGAACGCTCGCGCAATGGGGCGTCGATTCGATCTGCACCGACCGTATCGATCTGATCGGCGCGAACTTTCTTTCGTGA
- a CDS encoding DUF883 family protein: MTALPNTRDALETSWNSAGRHARRIARHSRHAADDIGGEMRELLSELEETLTDGTQADAAVLREQMRKRLDAARARLDGARETIRGRAVATLSDARGYVRENPWETMAVVGGVALLTGWLLARNR, translated from the coding sequence ATGACCGCACTACCGAATACGCGAGACGCACTCGAAACATCTTGGAACAGCGCCGGACGCCATGCGCGCCGCATCGCACGGCACAGCCGACACGCAGCCGACGACATCGGCGGCGAAATGCGCGAGTTGCTCTCGGAATTGGAAGAAACGCTGACCGACGGCACGCAGGCCGACGCCGCCGTCTTGCGCGAGCAGATGAGAAAACGCCTCGACGCTGCGCGCGCGCGGCTCGACGGTGCACGCGAGACGATTCGCGGCCGTGCCGTCGCCACGCTCAGCGATGCGCGAGGCTACGTTCGTGAAAACCCGTGGGAGACGATGGCTGTCGTCGGCGGCGTCGCGCTGCTGACCGGTTGGCTGCTCGCGCGCAACCGTTGA
- a CDS encoding OmpW/AlkL family protein, with translation MKLKQAITAAVAAFACAQAAHAQTAGTFYVTAGWFHFAPQSSSDPLELLSVGGTPVNAYQPNTGASIDSSDTFGGSLGYYVTDHISTELELGIPPKFDIDGTGQLSAFGKLGSAKLWSPALLVKWNFLSPADKFRPYLGVGVTRVWFTDAEITNGEFESNVLHGPTSVSTDRSWAPVFNAGFNYSFNKHWFAGLSISYIPVSVTANLTSTNAGPFGLTVQSQAKIRLNPIVTYAKIGYAF, from the coding sequence ATGAAATTAAAACAGGCCATTACAGCGGCCGTGGCAGCGTTTGCTTGCGCACAAGCGGCTCATGCCCAAACGGCCGGGACGTTTTACGTGACGGCGGGGTGGTTCCACTTCGCGCCTCAAAGCAGCAGCGATCCGCTGGAGCTGCTCAGCGTGGGCGGCACACCCGTGAACGCCTATCAACCCAACACCGGCGCCAGCATCGATAGTTCCGACACATTCGGCGGCAGCCTCGGCTACTACGTCACCGACCACATCTCCACGGAGTTGGAACTCGGTATTCCGCCGAAGTTCGACATCGACGGCACCGGACAGCTTTCGGCGTTCGGCAAGCTCGGGAGCGCGAAGCTGTGGTCCCCGGCGCTGCTCGTCAAATGGAACTTCTTGAGCCCCGCGGACAAGTTCCGCCCGTATCTCGGCGTCGGTGTCACGCGCGTCTGGTTCACGGACGCCGAAATCACGAACGGCGAGTTCGAGTCGAACGTCTTGCACGGTCCGACCTCGGTCTCGACGGATCGTTCCTGGGCGCCTGTGTTCAACGCGGGTTTCAACTATTCGTTCAATAAACATTGGTTCGCCGGCCTGTCGATTTCTTACATCCCGGTGAGCGTCACCGCCAACTTGACGTCGACGAACGCCGGACCATTCGGTTTGACGGTTCAATCGCAAGCAAAGATCAGGCTCAACCCGATCGTCACCTACGCGAAGATCGGCTACGCCTTCTAA
- a CDS encoding transposase: MARLARLYVPKQPQHVILRGLDQQPAFVDEQDYELFVDCLKAASRDHHLEVHAYVLMPGAVQLLVTPNDETSLPKAMQAVGRRYVAHFNRRYARRGTLWEGRYRATVIEGERYFLLASRVIELCPLRAQLVGAAEDYRWSSYRHHIGLTVDSLVTDHPLYWSLGNTPFERQRAYKELCEQPLDEREANELQQATLKGWVLGGDSYREWAARAANRRVSPLPRGRPKKVRETPQTPQQ; this comes from the coding sequence ATGGCACGGCTCGCACGTCTCTACGTCCCAAAACAGCCGCAGCACGTCATCCTGCGCGGACTCGATCAGCAGCCCGCCTTCGTCGACGAGCAGGATTACGAGCTATTCGTCGATTGCTTGAAAGCCGCCTCGCGCGATCATCACCTAGAGGTTCATGCCTACGTCCTCATGCCGGGCGCGGTGCAGTTGCTCGTCACGCCCAATGACGAGACGAGCTTGCCCAAAGCCATGCAGGCCGTAGGCCGTCGCTACGTGGCGCACTTCAACCGCCGATATGCTCGGCGCGGCACCCTCTGGGAGGGACGCTACCGCGCGACGGTCATCGAGGGCGAGCGCTACTTCCTGCTCGCGAGCCGCGTCATCGAGTTGTGTCCCTTGCGGGCCCAACTCGTCGGCGCAGCGGAAGACTATCGATGGTCGAGCTACCGGCATCACATCGGGCTGACCGTCGATAGCCTCGTGACCGACCATCCGCTCTATTGGTCGCTCGGCAACACACCGTTCGAAAGGCAGCGCGCCTACAAGGAACTGTGCGAGCAACCGCTCGACGAGCGCGAGGCCAACGAACTCCAGCAAGCCACGCTCAAGGGCTGGGTGCTCGGCGGCGACTCGTATCGCGAGTGGGCCGCGCGGGCGGCGAACCGGCGCGTGTCGCCGCTGCCGCGCGGCCGGCCCAAGAAAGTGCGGGAGACGCCTCAAACGCCTCAACAGTAG